From the genome of Oceanispirochaeta sp. M1:
CCTCTGTATATCGTTTCGACATATTGGACTTCTCATTATTCTCTATCATCTAAACCCTCACATCTATTATATCTGGAAATTATAATGTGTCCGAGTAATTACTGTCTGAAACAGTGTAGCCTATCCAATCAGTGCTGAAAGCATTTGAATAAAAAAGTAAAATAGTACCGAAAACAGCAGCAGTTGTTTTCCTTTGTTACGTGTAAGGCTTAGTTCTATCATGGCCAATGAAGCTCCCTTATTACTTGTTGCAGATTAATGTAACACGAGTATCATTGATCACTATAGTAAAAAAATCCCCCCCGTTGGAAACAAGGGGGGCATGATAGGGAAAAATCCTATTTTACAGCAATAACCACTTTTCCTTTGACCCGTCCTGTTTGCAGGTAGTCATAGGCTTTCTGAGTTTCATCAATTGAGTAGCTGCGATCAATGACAGGTTTTAGAACTCCATCACCAATAAACTGGGCAAGTTCGCTTAACATCTCACCACTGGGCCACATAAAAAATGATTCGAATTGAACACCATATTGTTTGGCAAGGTCATTTGTATCTTGTCCCTTAATGGAGACGAGAGTTCCACCCTTTTTAAGAACCTTGAAGGATTTCTCCAGAATCTCTCCTCCCATCATATCGATGACCAGGTCATAGTCAGATAGAAGCTCTTCAAAATTTTTATTTTTATAATCGATGACCTCATCGGCTCCCAGTTTTTTTACCATTTCAACATTGCTTGTACTTGTTGTACTGGCAACATAGGCGCCTACTTGTTTTGCCATCTGAATAGCAAGAGTTCCCACTCCACCAGAACCTGCATGAATCAATACCTTCTGACCCTTTTGGAGCTTGCCCTTTGCTACAAGAGCCTGCCAGGCAGTTAATCCTGCCAATGGGATGGATGCGGCTTCCTGATGGCTTATATTTACCGGTTTAAGGGCTAATTCTTTTTCATTAATAACGGCGTATTCAGCAATGGTGCCTCCGAGTTGTCCAGAGGGACGGGCATACACCTCGTCTCCCTTCTTGAAATTGCTCACATCTGAACCGACTTCAACAACTACACCGGAAACATCGAATCCCATGATGAAAGGGAATTTTATGGGTATATATTCTTTCATATAACCAGCCCTGATAATATTATCAACGGGATTAATACTGGCGCTATGAACTTCTACCAGGACAGCATCTGCTAAAAGTTCTGGTTTGGGGATATCAGTTATTTCAACTTCTTGACCGTATTCTCTTATTATGGCTGCTTTCATCTTATTACCTCAATTCATCATTCTTTTCAGTTAGTCAAGACTAACTATAGATCTAATGTTAGTATCTTCAAGAGGGAAGTCAAGATAAAATGGTTTGAGCATTTTTAAATCGGCTGATACGTGATGGGTCAGATTATGAATCTATAGAAAATCCACCCAGACCTTCATCTTCCGTTTACCCCGATTTCCCCACAGGAAATAGGGAATAAAACTGACGTCATCATTCAGAATAACTCCCGTGCTGCCGGTAAATGAGCTATGGTCCATCTCAAAGCGGAGTCGGGAGATATCAACAGCTGAATCTATATCATTCTCAGATTCAACACAGTAAATCAGAGGACCCCTTGAAATAGCTCTCTTTCCCCGATTTTCCCTGACCCGGGAATCCGATCTGTTGGCAAGAATTTCCATGGGAATATCGAGTTCAATGAGATTCCTGGAACCGGGAGAGAGCATCACAGTTTCATAATGGGCATTCTGCATAATTTGTGTATAGATGGGGGAGTCCCGGATCTGTTCTCCCCCGGTATAGAGCTCGTTATTAAGCCTGATTTCCCAGGAATCAGCCCATCCGGGGATACGGAGTTGAAGGCTTATGGGCCTCGTATTTGAGACCTTAATCCTGACCTTTCCTTCCCAGGGAAAACCGGATTCCATCTCGATGTTTATCTCTTTCTTCTCAAATTCGGTTGAGCTTCCGATGTACTGGTTGATCGTGATGGTTTCTTCTGTCTCGAGGTAGATGAGATTATGAATATCTGCCCAGAGCCGGGAGATATTTGAGGGACAGCAGGCCGTCTCAAACCAGGCATGTCGTTCCAATTCCCCATTGGATTCCAGAGGATTTCTATAAAAGTATTTCTTCCCGTCCTGAGATATCCCCACAGAGGCGGCATTATAGAGCTGTCTCTCCACAAGGTCGGCAAAGCGCGCCTGAGGAGAGAGGCGGAGCATCTCATTATTCCAGAAAATTGATCCTATGGCGGCGCATGTTTCACTGTAGGAAAACTCATTATTAAGTTCATAGTCCCTGCCGAAACCTTCAATCACAGGGAGAGACCCGATCCCGCCGGTGATATACATCTTCTTTGTTACCAGGTTCTCCCAGCATTTTTCCAGAAAATTGCATACCTCGTCTCCGTCTTTTTCACTTGCCAGAATGGCGGCGGCATACATCATATAGGCCCATCTGACGGAATGACCTTTCGCTTCAGTCTGTTTCAGCAACGGTTGATGCTGCTGCTGATAGCTCCCGTCAAGAAAGGAAAAAAAAGAGCGGACCATCAGAAATCTGGGTTCCCGGGACTGAATGTTTTCGCCGAACTCGAATCCAAGCTCTTTTGATCCCTGTGTTTTATCCAGCTTCCTGACCTTTCGGCTTCTGAAGGTATGAGAAAGAAAATCACGGAGCATGATAAACCCGAAGAGTTTATTATGTCCTCTTTTCAAGAGGAACTGCTCGGCCGTATTAAGATAGTCCTTCTTCCCTGTAAGGCGATACAGCTTGAGAAGGGCTATTTCGATCTCCTGATGTCCCGGGGCAGAGGCCGATGAGATCCGGGTAAAGTCTTTTACCACAAGGTCTGCTGAGTTCAGGGCCAGATTAAAAAGATCCTTCTTCCCCATCGCCGCCAGATGAGAGATCCCCGCTTCAATAAAATGTCCGGCTGTATACAGCTCATGTTCCACCTGCATATTGACCCAACGGGTACCTGGAAAGTAGAGCTGGTTCCAGGTAAAGAGATAGCCGTCTTCCTCCTGGGATCTCGCCATAAGATCAATGTATTCATCCAGCAGTCCTTCCAGTTTTTCATCGGGATCCGAAGCCAGAACCCTTGAGGCCGCGTCAGCCCATTTATGGGCGTCGGAATCGGTGTAAAAAAATCCCTCCCGTTTCCCCGGCCTCCCCTCGGCAATGAGT
Proteins encoded in this window:
- a CDS encoding NADP-dependent oxidoreductase, with the translated sequence MKAAIIREYGQEVEITDIPKPELLADAVLVEVHSASINPVDNIIRAGYMKEYIPIKFPFIMGFDVSGVVVEVGSDVSNFKKGDEVYARPSGQLGGTIAEYAVINEKELALKPVNISHQEAASIPLAGLTAWQALVAKGKLQKGQKVLIHAGSGGVGTLAIQMAKQVGAYVASTTSTSNVEMVKKLGADEVIDYKNKNFEELLSDYDLVIDMMGGEILEKSFKVLKKGGTLVSIKGQDTNDLAKQYGVQFESFFMWPSGEMLSELAQFIGDGVLKPVIDRSYSIDETQKAYDYLQTGRVKGKVVIAVK
- a CDS encoding glycoside hydrolase family 127 protein; this translates as MIKIKDQFWSPRRDINRTEALINQWEQYCRCGTLENFRLIAEGRPGKREGFFYTDSDAHKWADAASRVLASDPDEKLEGLLDEYIDLMARSQEEDGYLFTWNQLYFPGTRWVNMQVEHELYTAGHFIEAGISHLAAMGKKDLFNLALNSADLVVKDFTRISSASAPGHQEIEIALLKLYRLTGKKDYLNTAEQFLLKRGHNKLFGFIMLRDFLSHTFRSRKVRKLDKTQGSKELGFEFGENIQSREPRFLMVRSFFSFLDGSYQQQHQPLLKQTEAKGHSVRWAYMMYAAAILASEKDGDEVCNFLEKCWENLVTKKMYITGGIGSLPVIEGFGRDYELNNEFSYSETCAAIGSIFWNNEMLRLSPQARFADLVERQLYNAASVGISQDGKKYFYRNPLESNGELERHAWFETACCPSNISRLWADIHNLIYLETEETITINQYIGSSTEFEKKEINIEMESGFPWEGKVRIKVSNTRPISLQLRIPGWADSWEIRLNNELYTGGEQIRDSPIYTQIMQNAHYETVMLSPGSRNLIELDIPMEILANRSDSRVRENRGKRAISRGPLIYCVESENDIDSAVDISRLRFEMDHSSFTGSTGVILNDDVSFIPYFLWGNRGKRKMKVWVDFL